The genomic interval AAAAGGTTAAACGCATCAGCAGTACTTCCTGCAAAGCCTGCTAAGATTTTGCCGTTATAGAGTTTGCGAATTTTCGTGGCATTACTTTTAAGCACGGTATTGCCAAAAGTGACTTGCCCATCACCGCCAATAACCGCTTTTTTGTCGCCGCGACACGCAAGGATGGTGGTTGCTTCAAACATTGAATTTATTCTCCAAGAATAATAAGCGCCAATGTGGCGTGAATACCGTGTCCTAACTTAATACTTACATCAAAATTACCCGTCGTTTTGATCGCATGTTCAAGCTCAACGGTTTTTTTATCGATTTCGATTTTGTGTTGCTCTTTAAGTTCATGCGCAATTTCCTCTTTAGTCACTGCACCAAAAAGACTTCCATTCGCGCCAAGTTTACGTTTGACTGTAAGTTTTAATTCACCAAGTTTTTTCTCTATCGCTTTAAGATTGGCGATTTCTTCCGCTTCTGCAGCTGCTTTTTTGCGTTGGTCTGATTCGTATTTTCGCATCACTTCATTGGTCGCCAAAAGCGCAAAGCCTTTACCAATGAGGAAGTTTTGACCGTAACCGTCTTTAACCTCTTTGATTTCGCCTTTTTTACCCAAATCTTTAACATCTTTAATCAATAAAACTTTCATATAAAATCCTTTAGTTTTCTATTTCATCGTTTTTGGAAGTGGGGCATTTTTCAGTTTTTCACCATGAAAGGCATCAATGCCACCACTGAGTTGGGCAATGTTTGAAAAGCCCATTCTTCGTAAAATAAATATCATTTGTGTTGTGCGTCCACCAATATGGCAGTAAAAAATCAAAAGCTTATTGGCGAGTTTTTTAAGTTCGTCCATGTGTTGATGAATGGTTGAAGTTGGCATAAGAATGTCTGTTCCTCTGATACTTGACTCAGAATACTCATACATCTCTCTGATATCAATAAGTACAAAATCGAGCCTTTTTTGCGCTCTGAGATTTAGCATTACATGTAACTCTTCTCCACTGACTTCGCAGCTTTTTGTTACGGTTTTGACTAAATTCATCATCGCTTCTTCACTCCATTCATCGTTAATTGGCTTATCCACTGGGGTTTAAGCTTTGCCTTGATTTCTTTTATTCTTCCCACTAATGATAAAACGTAGGGCATTAAGTTTAATAAAGCCCGCTGCATCTTTTTGGTTATACACTTCATCTTCTTCAAAGGTGCAGAATGCTTCACTGAAGAGATTGTTGGTCTTAGAATCTCTTCCGATGACCGAAACATTGCCCTTATACAGTTTAAGTTTTACGGTGCCGTTTACGGTTTCTTGCGATTTATCAATGGCTGCTTGCATCATCTCACGCTCTGGAGAGAACCAAAATCCGTTATAAATGGTTTTCGCATACGTTGGCATGATCTCATCTTTAAAATGTGCCGCTTCACGATCTAGTGTAATGCTCTCAATCGCTCTGTGTGCGCGAAGCATAATCGTACCACCCGGTGTTTCGTAACAACCTCTACTTTTCATTCCCACAAAACGGTTTTCAACGATGTCGATACGACCGATGCCATGTTTACAGCCAAGCTCATTAAGTTTGGTAAGCATTGTGGCAGGACTTAATTTAACACCGTTTAGTGCGACTGGATCACCCTTTTCATAGGTAATTTCAATCACTTCGGATTGATCAGGCGCTTTTTCAGGGCTGACCGTCCATCGCCACATGTCTTCTTCTGGCTCTGCTGCTGGATTTTCAAGCACGAGTCCCTCATACGAGATATGAAGCAAGTTTGCATCCATAGAGTAGGGCGATTTACCTGGTTTTTTCTCAATTTTGATACCGTTTTTCTCTGCATACGCAAGAAGTTTTTCACGAGAGTTTAAATCCCATTCTCTCCAAGGTGCAATGATGACAAGATCTGAATTCATGCTCAAATATCCCATCTCAAAACGAACTTGATCATTGCCTTTACCTGTAGCACCATGACTGACGCCATCAGCACCCACTTGTGCTGCGATTTCTGCTTGGCGTTTTGCGATCAAAGGTCTTGCGATTGAGGTTCCTAGAAGGTATTCACCCTCATAAATGGCATTGGCTCTAAACATAGGGAATACGTAATCTTTAACAAATTCTTCTTTTAAATCTTCAATAAAAATATTTTCTGGCTTAATGCCTAAAGAGATGGCTTTTTTGCGCGCTGGCTCTAACTCTTCACCTTGGCCAATATCCGCTGTGAACGTGACTACTTCACATTTATACTCATCTTGGAGCCATTTTAAAATAATACTGGTATCAAGTCCACCTGAATAGGCTAAAACTACTTTTTTAACATCTTTTTTCATAATACGAATCCTCACAGAATTTATAGAATTGTGTGATGGTAGCGCAAGTTTGTAAAAACTTTGCTTATGCTTTAGGCAGGGTTTTACATGTAAAGTCAAAAAAGCAAGTTTAAATATTCTTTTGATAGAATGAGCGTTAAATCCTAAGGATGGGGTATGAGAGTCGATAAATTTTTAAACAGCGTGAATATCACCAAACGTCGTGCCATATCGGAAGATATGTGCAAAAATGGCGTTGTTTGCATCAACGATGCCGTTGCAAAGCCTGCAAAAGATGTCAAAGTGGGTGATATTATTACGATTAATTATCTTGAAAAAGCAGTAAAATACGAGGTTTTGCAAATTCCTGAAGCCAAAACCATTCCAAAAACGAAACAAAACGAATACGTAAGGGAAGCGTAATGAATTACCAAGAGGCCTATGAACAGTTTAATGCGCTCTTTGAAAATGAACTAAGTTCCGAAGCAGCAGCACAATTTTTAGTCGAACTCTACGATCGAGGTGAGAGTTTTGAAGAGATCGCAGCCGCGGCAAATGTGATGCGCGAACACAGCATTAAGCTCGATATTCCAGCACACTTGAAAGCTGAATTGATTGACATCGTAGGTACTGGCGGTGATAAAAGCGGAACGTTTAACATCTCTACAACAACATCCATCGTTTTAGCCGCACTTGGGTGCAAAGTTGCCAAACATGGCAGCGGTTCTGCCACTTCACTCTCTGGCAGTGCCGATGTACTTAAAGCCTTAGGACTCAACCTGAGTTTAACACCTGAAAAACAGATCAAAATGCTTGAAGAGTGCGGCTTTGTTTTCATGTTTGCAATGAATCACCATCCGTGCATGAAGCATATTATGCCCATTCGAAGAAGTCTCTCACACCGTACGATTTTCAATATGTTAGGACCTCTTGCCAATCCTGCGGGTACTCAAAAACAGATGGTTGGTGTTTTTCATGTCGATTACATTGATCGTTTTAGCAAAGCGTTACGCGAGCTTGGCACAATGAAAAGCATGGTGGTAAGTTCTCTTGATGGTTTGGATGAAGTGAGCATTACGGCTCCAACGCGTTACACGATGATTGAAAATAAAATCATCACCGAAGGCGAAATCAACCCTGAAGCATTTGGCTTTACCTTTGCTCCACTTGAGGCAATTAAAGGTGGTGATAGCATCCAAAATGCTGAGATTACGCGCTCAATTTTAAGAGGTGATGAGAAGGGGGCAAAACTCAATGTTGTACTCTTAAATGGTGCCTGTGCTTTAGTGCTAGATGGAAAAGCGAGAGATATACAAGAAGGAATTGCGCTCATGAAAGATGCCATTGAAAGCAAAAAAGCATGGGATAAACTGGGCGAAATTATTAAGCTCTCTTATCTTATATGAGTCAATGTTATGAAAAAGTGTGTGATTTAGCGCACTTAATTGCTTTTGCTGAAGAGATAAAAAATAAACTTGGGAATTCAGGTGTGCTTTTATTACGAGGGAATCTCGCAAGTGGAAAAACCGCTTTCGTTAAAGCGTTTGCTAAAACACTAGGACTTGAAGAAGCAATCTCATCGCCAACCTTTTCGATTTTGCATGAGTATGATGAAAAACTGTTTCATTATGACATTTACCAATGTGGAAGTAATGGTTTTTTGCAAAGTGGATTGATCGAAAAATTAGATGTTGAAGGTTACCATCTCATTGAATGGGGTGATGCTGAGTTTGAAAAATTACTGCACCATTTTGGTGTTGAGTATAGTACAATCGATATCGAAACAATGGATTTAAAACGCAATTATAAGGTTCACATTAATGCATACGCTTAAAGTTCAAGAATTACAAAAAGTGATTAAAAAAACAGAAATTATTAAAGGGGTGTCCCTTGATGTTCAAAGTGGCGAAGTCGTAGGACTTTTAGGTCCCAATGGTGCGGGTAAAACAACCATGTTTTATATGATTTGTGGACTTATCCCTCCAAGCTCTGGCGTTGTTTTTCTAGATAATCAGGATGTCACTCAAATACCTTTACATGTAAGAGCAAAATTAGGTATTGGTTACCTTCCTCAAGAATCAAGTATTTTTAAAGACCTGAGTGTAGAAGAGAACATTATGCTTGCCGCTGAAATTGTTTATCCTAATAAAGAGGATGCAATGAAGCGCGTGGAAGAGCTTTTAAATTTGCTCAATATTGAACCTATTCGTAAACGCAATGGTGTGAGCCTTAGTGGTGGTGAGAGGCGTCGTTGCGAGATCGCACGCTCTTTGGTCTTAAAACCAAAATTTCTCCTTCTTGACGAGCCTTTTGCGGGTGTTGATCCTATCGCTGTATCCGATATTCAAGGTATTGTTCAAGAGCTCGCAAAGCTGGATATTGGTGTTTTGATTACGGACCATAATGTACGCGAGACTCTCGCCATTTGTGATAGGGCTTATGTACTTAAAGATGGGGCTCTTTTGGCAAGTGGTGGTAGTGAAGAAGTTGCTCAAAACAAACTGGTGAAGACGTATTATCTTGGTGAAGATTTCAGGTTTTAATAGATAAGGAGATTGGTTTTGAAACTTAGGGTTTCTAGCACACAAACAACCAAACAAAAGTTCTCCTCAACGCTAAGAGGTTGGCTTCCTATACTTCAAGCCAATTTAGATAGTTTGGTGGAAACACTAGAACCCTTTGTGCAAGAAAATCCTTTTATTAGTGTCAAATCAGGTTCAGAAACACCCGATAAACATTTTGAAAAGAAAAGTTTTTTCTCCGAAGTGGCTAAAACATCGGTTTCAGATACCATTGAGGCACTGACTTTAGATAAAAAATCGCTTTATCAAGTCCTTAATGAACAGGTCAATCCTCCACTTTTTCCTACTGAAAAATCGCAACAAGTCGCGTATGAAATCATTGAAAATATTAATTCCGAAGGATATTTTGAAATAGCAGCATTAAGTGAAATTGCAAAAAAGTTAGGCATTAAAGTTGAAGAAGTTGAAAAGATACGGCAGCGCTTTGCTTATCTTGAGCCTTTGGGTATTGGAGCTCTTGATTTAAAAGAGACCTTCTTATTCCAACTTCAAGACCTTTCATTAGACAATGAACTCTATAACATGGTAGAAATGCTGATTATCAACTTTGAAACTATCGAATCCTTTAGTAAAGAGCCACTGTTTCATGATGCCCTCGCTATTATTAAACGATTTCACAACCCTCCTGCAATTGATTTTATGGAAGATGAAAAAGAGGTTATTCCTGATATTTTTATCTATGATCTTGAAGGGGCAATTGAAGTCAGGCTCAATGATGCGTATTATCCTGAAGTGATTCTCGACACTGAAGGACTTGATGAAAATCATAGTTTTGTCTCTCAAAAAATTAAAGATGCTAAAGATCTTATTGACGCTCTTGAGATGCGCAAAGCAACGCTCTATAAGATTGGATTGATGATTGTGGAGTATCAGTACGATTTTTTCTTTGGCAAAGCGATAAAGCCGATGAAACTTAAAGACTTAGCTGATGATCTAGGACGTAATCCCTCAACCATTTCACGTGCCATTGCGGGTAAATACCTCTCGTGTTCTCGTGGCGTTATCCCTTTAAAACAGTTTTTTGCTACGGCGCTTGAAGAAGATATTTCCAATAGTGCTATTAAAGAATATATGATTGAACTTGTTAAAAATGAGAGTAAAATAAAACCTCTGAGCGATATTAAACTTCTAGAACTGATAGAAGGAAAATTTAACATCAAAATGGTACGAAGAACCATTACAAAATACCGACAACAGTTTAATATCGCAAGCTCATCTGAACGTAAAAAACTCTACACTCTTAAATTTTAAGCACTCTTTGCATCGGCATGTCTGAAGTGCATTTTGAGCATTTCATAGGCATTTTGAACCTCTTGAAACTTTGCCACATACTTTACATGTAAATCACCATCATAAAGGCCACAACTATCTGGATGATATTTTTTTACCAGTGTAAGATAGTTACTGCGAATCATATCAAAAGAGTCTTCCATTTTACATCCAAGCACACCGAAATACTCTTCAAGTAAAGAGAAGAGGGCGTTATGTCGGCTTCTCTTAGCACGTTTTGATACAAAACTCTTTTTGTAGGCTAAAAAATCGTCCATAGAATAAGAAAACTCTACAAAACAACCAAACAACTCTTTTTGTGCCAAGAGTTTTTCTAAAAGACGCACAGTAATATCTGAGTTCGGATAGAGCGTAATCGTGCCATTTTTTGGGCGAATTCTGACCAAATGGTCTTTAAAATAGCTTTTCAGGTAGGAAGCAAAAAGCGTATTGTGTGACCCCATGTAAAAGACAACAGCATAATTGTCTTCAATGGAGAGATTAATGCTCATTTTTTGAAGGACTTGATTGGATTTGAGAAGCGAAATCTTGATGCTTTTATCTATTGTATTTTCGATGATACGTGCTTGTTCGACATTACCTGTTTTTCGCAAATAAATTTTACTGATCAATTTTAAAAAGTAACGGCGTTGCACTAACTCATCTTGCTCTTTAAAAATAATCATTTTATCTTTGCGTCCAATCTTTTTTTGAAAGTTTTTATCGGCAATATTTTGCAAAAAATAAAAGGTTTTTGAATCTTCTTGTATTGTAAGTGCGAGCATATCATGAGAGAGAGAAAGGTGCATCTATCCATCCTTTTTGTATCAAGTTATTTATCTTGAAGCAAAAAGAATTCCAAGTTTTAAAAAATTATATCCAAATGGCATCTTCATCTAAATTTGGATTGCCTTGAAGTGTCTGATAAGGGGTATAAGACGCTTTATATTTAAGGCTTTGACACTCTTTGACATAATAGCCAAGGTAGATCCATTCAAGATCATACTCTTTTGCCAAAATGATCTGCTCGTAGATGGAAAGTCTTCCTAAAGAGAGTTTTTCAAAATCAGGGTCGTAGTAAAAATAGATCGAGGAGATGCCATCGTCTAAAAAGTCAATAAGATCAACACCAATAAGCTTCTCACCCTGAAAATAAAGTACCTCTTTTCCAAAATTATGTGCGCCACTTACATAGAGTTCGTGGTAACTTTGTGGCTTCAGGTTGTAGTATTGCCAGCCTCGTTTTTGTTCCATATGACGATGATATTTATCATAAAGCTCAAGATGTTCCGTGCTAATGGTTGGTGCTTGAATGACATAACGAATACCTTCTGCTTTTTTGAAAACACGCTTAGCAGAACGTGAAAAATTGTAATTTCTAACATCAATACGTAGGCTTAAACACAATTTACAGTTTTGACATTGTGGTCTTGAGTAGTAGTTTCCAAATCGTCTCCACCCACGTTCAATGAGTTCTTGATTGAGCTCCATTGTCGCATTTTCAATGTACTTATATTCCATGCGTGTTTTACAGTCATCAAGGTATGAACATTTCGTTTCTAATGTTGAAAATTCAATAATGCGTGAAAATGATCTCATGGATTAGTCTAGTTTTCTAACTCCAGAGTTTTGCATAAACTTTTCAAATTGGTCATGAAGTTTTTTTTCTTTTTCTTGCTTTTGTTCTGTAATAAGTTTTTCTTGAACATTTTTTTCTTCTTGACTTATTTTCTCTTTGAGTGATTTAAGATCATCAAATAAAATTCCTTGCATTGCGTATGCCTTTACATGTAAAAATAAACAAGGTTTGATTATAGCAAAATTTCGTATGAAGAAGTTGCAATACATTCTGACAATGTTTAATGGATTGCCAAGCGAAGTACAGAAATCATTAGTTTTTTAAATCAGAATACTCCCAATCAAGCTCTCTAAACTATGCATATCCTAAATCATAGTTTAGAAATATTCTGAAAAATCAGTGCGTTTGAACTTTTCAATCACCTTTTTTAAATGATCCATACGCATTGTGACATCGGGTATGTACTTTTCTTATTGAGAGCAGGATAGGAAAAGAAAGTTAGGAGTGTCGCGGAATAAAAGCCTACTTGTAAGAGAATAAGCTATACCGAGAGGATGGTTACAAAGAGAGAAGGAAGAAGCAGTGATTTAATAAGCATTAACTTCTCATTGAGGTATGGTTTAAGCTAAGAGTCTATACTTTCACTTGTAACACACATACCTCCTTTCTGTAAATAACCTACCAATTTTTAAGATGAACGCTCGAATTGCCCGGTTCGAGCGTTTCTTTTTCTTAAAAACATCCCAAATCCTTCTTTTTTCATCATAAATTTCCCTTCACGTGTATTAATCTTTGCTATAATCGAATGAATTAATCATAAAGAAGTATCGTGAAACTGATTCATTTTTCGGACACGCATTTAGGCTTTAACGATTTAGACATTATCAATGAGCTTGGTATCAACCAGCGCGAGGCTGATTTTTACGATGCTTTTATGCAAGTCATTGAGCAAATCAAAGCGATAAAACCAGACTACATCATCCACACAGGTGATCTTTTCCACCGTCCATCTCCCAGTAACCGAGCTATCACCTTTGCCCTTGAGCAATTTAAAATCATCGAAGCACTGAATATCCCTTTTATCATGATAGCGGGCAATCACAGCACGCCACGCACCAATCTAAGCTCACCAATACTCAAAATATTTGAAAACTTTAAAAACGTTTATGTCTCATACAATCAAGAGTACAAAAAGATAGAGTTCGATGATGTTATCTTTCATACCTTACCTCACATGCACGATGAGAGCAAGGCGCTTTCTCAAATCGAGCTGTGTGAAGCAAACATCGATACAACCAAACGCAACATCATGATGCTTCACTGCTCTGTCGGTGCGCACTATCTCATGGCTGAGTTTGGCGAGTGGGTCTATCCACACGATAAAGAGAGCCTTTTTTCTAAAGTGGATTATGTCGCTCTTGGGCATTGGCATGGCTTTGGAAAAGTCGGTAAACACGAAAACGTTTACTACGCAGGCTCAACCGAGCGAACCAGTTTAAATGACAAACGAAACTCCAAAGGATATATCGAAGTCACACTGGATGAGTCTTTACATGTAAACTACCACGAGATACAAATTCGCCCCATTAAAACCTATGAGATTGATTGCGAGGACTACGAGCACTCAGTTGAGTCTTTACATGTAAACGATACAAAAGACGCTCTTGTCGAAGTCAAACTGACCCATCTTACCCCGTTGCAGTCCATCGACATACAAACCCGTGATATCAAAAATCTCTTTGGCGAAGCTTTACATGTAAGCATCAAACGAGAGTTCAAACAAACCAACGGTGAAGCCACACTAAACGACATCGAAG from Sulfurospirillum multivorans DSM 12446 carries:
- a CDS encoding adenylosuccinate lyase, giving the protein MHLSLSHDMLALTIQEDSKTFYFLQNIADKNFQKKIGRKDKMIIFKEQDELVQRRYFLKLISKIYLRKTGNVEQARIIENTIDKSIKISLLKSNQVLQKMSINLSIEDNYAVVFYMGSHNTLFASYLKSYFKDHLVRIRPKNGTITLYPNSDITVRLLEKLLAQKELFGCFVEFSYSMDDFLAYKKSFVSKRAKRSRHNALFSLLEEYFGVLGCKMEDSFDMIRSNYLTLVKKYHPDSCGLYDGDLHVKYVAKFQEVQNAYEMLKMHFRHADAKSA
- the rplI gene encoding 50S ribosomal protein L9 is translated as MKVLLIKDVKDLGKKGEIKEVKDGYGQNFLIGKGFALLATNEVMRKYESDQRKKAAAEAEEIANLKAIEKKLGELKLTVKRKLGANGSLFGAVTKEEIAHELKEQHKIEIDKKTVELEHAIKTTGNFDVSIKLGHGIHATLALIILGE
- a CDS encoding argininosuccinate synthase, with amino-acid sequence MKKDVKKVVLAYSGGLDTSIILKWLQDEYKCEVVTFTADIGQGEELEPARKKAISLGIKPENIFIEDLKEEFVKDYVFPMFRANAIYEGEYLLGTSIARPLIAKRQAEIAAQVGADGVSHGATGKGNDQVRFEMGYLSMNSDLVIIAPWREWDLNSREKLLAYAEKNGIKIEKKPGKSPYSMDANLLHISYEGLVLENPAAEPEEDMWRWTVSPEKAPDQSEVIEITYEKGDPVALNGVKLSPATMLTKLNELGCKHGIGRIDIVENRFVGMKSRGCYETPGGTIMLRAHRAIESITLDREAAHFKDEIMPTYAKTIYNGFWFSPEREMMQAAIDKSQETVNGTVKLKLYKGNVSVIGRDSKTNNLFSEAFCTFEEDEVYNQKDAAGFIKLNALRFIISGKNKRNQGKA
- a CDS encoding arginyltransferase is translated as MRSFSRIIEFSTLETKCSYLDDCKTRMEYKYIENATMELNQELIERGWRRFGNYYSRPQCQNCKLCLSLRIDVRNYNFSRSAKRVFKKAEGIRYVIQAPTISTEHLELYDKYHRHMEQKRGWQYYNLKPQSYHELYVSGAHNFGKEVLYFQGEKLIGVDLIDFLDDGISSIYFYYDPDFEKLSLGRLSIYEQIILAKEYDLEWIYLGYYVKECQSLKYKASYTPYQTLQGNPNLDEDAIWI
- the tsaE gene encoding tRNA (adenosine(37)-N6)-threonylcarbamoyltransferase complex ATPase subunit type 1 TsaE; this translates as MSQCYEKVCDLAHLIAFAEEIKNKLGNSGVLLLRGNLASGKTAFVKAFAKTLGLEEAISSPTFSILHEYDEKLFHYDIYQCGSNGFLQSGLIEKLDVEGYHLIEWGDAEFEKLLHHFGVEYSTIDIETMDLKRNYKVHINAYA
- the trpD gene encoding anthranilate phosphoribosyltransferase; this translates as MNYQEAYEQFNALFENELSSEAAAQFLVELYDRGESFEEIAAAANVMREHSIKLDIPAHLKAELIDIVGTGGDKSGTFNISTTTSIVLAALGCKVAKHGSGSATSLSGSADVLKALGLNLSLTPEKQIKMLEECGFVFMFAMNHHPCMKHIMPIRRSLSHRTIFNMLGPLANPAGTQKQMVGVFHVDYIDRFSKALRELGTMKSMVVSSLDGLDEVSITAPTRYTMIENKIITEGEINPEAFGFTFAPLEAIKGGDSIQNAEITRSILRGDEKGAKLNVVLLNGACALVLDGKARDIQEGIALMKDAIESKKAWDKLGEIIKLSYLI
- a CDS encoding rhodanese-like domain-containing protein; this translates as MDKPINDEWSEEAMMNLVKTVTKSCEVSGEELHVMLNLRAQKRLDFVLIDIREMYEYSESSIRGTDILMPTSTIHQHMDELKKLANKLLIFYCHIGGRTTQMIFILRRMGFSNIAQLSGGIDAFHGEKLKNAPLPKTMK
- a CDS encoding metallophosphoesterase family protein; the encoded protein is MKLIHFSDTHLGFNDLDIINELGINQREADFYDAFMQVIEQIKAIKPDYIIHTGDLFHRPSPSNRAITFALEQFKIIEALNIPFIMIAGNHSTPRTNLSSPILKIFENFKNVYVSYNQEYKKIEFDDVIFHTLPHMHDESKALSQIELCEANIDTTKRNIMMLHCSVGAHYLMAEFGEWVYPHDKESLFSKVDYVALGHWHGFGKVGKHENVYYAGSTERTSLNDKRNSKGYIEVTLDESLHVNYHEIQIRPIKTYEIDCEDYEHSVESLHVNDTKDALVEVKLTHLTPLQSIDIQTRDIKNLFGEALHVSIKREFKQTNGEATLNDIEALSLEAYFLEHIKEESQPEEFERLKGKIQGLFSAYEEVSDDTL
- a CDS encoding RNA polymerase factor sigma-54, producing MKLRVSSTQTTKQKFSSTLRGWLPILQANLDSLVETLEPFVQENPFISVKSGSETPDKHFEKKSFFSEVAKTSVSDTIEALTLDKKSLYQVLNEQVNPPLFPTEKSQQVAYEIIENINSEGYFEIAALSEIAKKLGIKVEEVEKIRQRFAYLEPLGIGALDLKETFLFQLQDLSLDNELYNMVEMLIINFETIESFSKEPLFHDALAIIKRFHNPPAIDFMEDEKEVIPDIFIYDLEGAIEVRLNDAYYPEVILDTEGLDENHSFVSQKIKDAKDLIDALEMRKATLYKIGLMIVEYQYDFFFGKAIKPMKLKDLADDLGRNPSTISRAIAGKYLSCSRGVIPLKQFFATALEEDISNSAIKEYMIELVKNESKIKPLSDIKLLELIEGKFNIKMVRRTITKYRQQFNIASSSERKKLYTLKF
- a CDS encoding RNA-binding S4 domain-containing protein; this translates as MRVDKFLNSVNITKRRAISEDMCKNGVVCINDAVAKPAKDVKVGDIITINYLEKAVKYEVLQIPEAKTIPKTKQNEYVREA
- the lptB gene encoding LPS export ABC transporter ATP-binding protein, with translation MHTLKVQELQKVIKKTEIIKGVSLDVQSGEVVGLLGPNGAGKTTMFYMICGLIPPSSGVVFLDNQDVTQIPLHVRAKLGIGYLPQESSIFKDLSVEENIMLAAEIVYPNKEDAMKRVEELLNLLNIEPIRKRNGVSLSGGERRRCEIARSLVLKPKFLLLDEPFAGVDPIAVSDIQGIVQELAKLDIGVLITDHNVRETLAICDRAYVLKDGALLASGGSEEVAQNKLVKTYYLGEDFRF